Proteins found in one Micropterus dolomieu isolate WLL.071019.BEF.003 ecotype Adirondacks linkage group LG12, ASM2129224v1, whole genome shotgun sequence genomic segment:
- the LOC123980839 gene encoding disks large homolog 4-like isoform X1, whose amino-acid sequence MPLKREDTERALQVMEACQAGATDGVKGRAEKLLNIFQSDLFQALLDIQEFYELTVCENQTTSRPHTPGQKYRYQDDETPPVDPSPGHMTHGRSTELSHAHLDGYTHPAALTMNGSEGELEYEEITLERGNSGLGFSIAGGTDNPHIGDDPSIFITKIIPGGAAAQDGRLRVNDSIVFVNDVDVREVTHSIAVEALKEAGPVVRLYVLRRRPPSERITQIKLMKGPKGLGFSIAGGVGNQHVPGDNSIYVTKIIEGGAAHRDGRLQIGDKILAVNHVSLEDVLHEDAVSALKNTGEVVYLKVATPNSQYIHPTDRYSPPDLTSSYMEPDYMCDYPQALPPPSPRRYSPIPRGMMGEDDYSREPRRVCVQRGSTGLGFNIVGGEDGEGIFISFILAGGPADLSGELRKGDQILSVNGVDLRYATHEQAAAALKNAGQTVTIVAQYRPEEYSRFEAKIHDLREQMMNSSSGSLRANRSFYVRALFDYDKQWDCGVLSQALDFNFGEVLHVMDSADDEWWQARRVNQQGELEELGYIPSKHRVERKEWSRMKSKGREGFVHSYELVTQIEVDYARPVIILGPTKDRVNDDLLSEFPDKFGSCVPHTTRPRRDYEADGRDYHFVSSREQMERDIQSHRFIEAGQYNNHLYGTSVQSVRQVAEQGKHCILDVSANAVRRLQAAQLQPIAIFIRPRSLENILDLNKRLSEDQARKALDRAIKLEQDFLECFTAIVHGDSFEEVYHLVKAVIEEQSGPYIWVPARDRL is encoded by the exons ATACTGAGCGGGCCCTGCAGGTGATGGAGGCCTGTCAGGCCGGAGCCACTGATGGGGTCAAAGGTCGTGCAGAGAAACTGCTGAACATCTTCCAGAGTGACCTGTTCCAGGCCCTGCTGG acaTACAGGAGTTCTACGAGCTGACGGTTTGTGAGAACCAGACGACGAGCCGACCGCACACACCTGGACAg aagTATCGTTACCAAGACGATGAGACTCCGCCTGTTGATCCCAGCCCCGGTCACATGACCCACGGACGCAGCACTGAGCTGAGCCACGCACACCTGGACGGATACACACACCCTGCCGCTTTAAcc aTGAACGGATCCGAAGGAGAGCTGGAGTACGAAGAGATCACACTGGAGagg gggaACTCTGGTCTGGGCTTTAGTATCGCAGGAGGAACTGATAATCCTCACATCGGAGACGACCCATCCATCTTCATCACCAAGATCATCCCTGGAGGGGCGGCCGCCCAGGATGGACGCCTCAG GGTGAACGACAGCATCGTATTTGTTAATGACGTGGACGTGCGTGAGGTAACTCACTCTATCGCCGTGGAGGCACTGAAGGAGGCGGGGCCTGTTGTCAGGCTGTATGTCCTGCGGCGACGCCCACCGTCCGAACGCATTACACAGATCAAACTAATGAAAGGACCTAAAG GTCTGGGCTTCAGTATAGCCGGCGGTGTGGGGAACCAACACGTTCCTGGAGACAACAGCATCTATGTCACCAAGATCATCGAGGGTGGGGCGGCACACCGTGATGGACGGCTACAGATCGGGGATAAAATACTGGCT GTGAACCATGTGTCTCTGGAGGACGTGCTGCATGAAGACGCCGTGTCGGCCCTGAAGAACACTGGGGAGGTGGTCTACCTGAAGGTGGCCACGCCCAACTCGCAGTATATCCACCCCACTGATCGATACAGCCCCCCCGACCTCACCAGCT CCTACATGGAGCCTGACTACATGTGTGATTACCCACAAGCCCTTCCACCTCCCTCACCGCGGCGATACTCCCCTATCCCCCGTGGCATGATGGGAGAGGACGATTACTCCCGGGAGCCCCGCAGGGTTTGTGTGCAGCGTGGCTCCACCGGTCTGGGCTTCAACATCGTGGGTGGAGAGGACGGAGAGGGAATCTTCATCTCCTTCATCCTGGCAGGAGGACCAGCAGACCTGAGCGGAGAGCTCAGGAAGGGAGACCAGATCCTCAGT gtgaaCGGTGTGGATCTCAGGTATGCGACACATGAacaggcagcagcagctctgaagAACGCCGGACAGACTGTTACCATAGTAGCACAGTACAGACCTGAAG AGTACAGCCGTTTCGAAGCAAAGATCCATGACCTGAGGGAGCAGATGATGAACAGCTCGTCTGGGAGTCTGAGAGCCAACCGCAGCTTCTATGTCAG GGCGCTGTTTGACTATGATAAGCAGTGGGACTGCGGCGTCCTGTCACAAGCTCTGGACTTTAACTTTGGGGAGGTTCTTCATGTGATGGACAGCGCTGATGACGAGTGGTGGCAGGCCAGACGAGTGAACCAGCAGGGGGAGCTAGAGGAGCTGGGATACATCCCATCCAAACACAG GGTGGAGAGGAAGGAGTGGTCGCGCATGAAGAGTAAAG GTAGAGAAGGGTTCGTCCACAGCTACGAGCTTGTCACCCAGATCGAAG tGGACTACGCTCGTCCCGTCATCATCCTGGGTCCAACCAAAGACCGAGTCAATGACGACCTGTTGTCCGAGTTCCCAGACAAGTTTGGCTCCTGTGTCCCTC ACACGACTCGCCCTCGGAGGGACTACGAGGCCGATGGGCGGGACTACCATTTTGTGTCGTCACGGGAACAGATGGAGCGCGACATCCAGTCACATCGCTTCATTGAGGCGGGGCAGTACAACAACCACCTGTACGGGACGTCGGTGCAGAGCGTCAGACAGGTGGCCGAGCAG gggaaacactgcatccTGGACGTGTCGGCCAACGCCGTGAGGAGGCTGCAGGCAGCTCAGCTTCAACCTATCGCCATCTTCATCCGACCACGATCCCTGGAGAACATCCT GGATCTGAACAAGCGTCTGTCGGAGGATCAGGCGAGGAAAGCTCTGGATCGAGCCATCAAACTGGAACAAGACTTCCTCGAGTGTTTCACAG CCATCGTGCACGGCGACAGCTTTGAGGAGGTGTACCACCTGGTCAAAGCCGTCATCGAGGAGCAGAGCGGCCCTTACATCTGGGTTCCTGCCCGCGACAGACTCTGA
- the LOC123980839 gene encoding disks large homolog 4-like isoform X2 — protein sequence MFVSVWYAKKMGRRFINNVRRAKRHRQRMMMNGSEGELEYEEITLERGNSGLGFSIAGGTDNPHIGDDPSIFITKIIPGGAAAQDGRLRVNDSIVFVNDVDVREVTHSIAVEALKEAGPVVRLYVLRRRPPSERITQIKLMKGPKGLGFSIAGGVGNQHVPGDNSIYVTKIIEGGAAHRDGRLQIGDKILAVNHVSLEDVLHEDAVSALKNTGEVVYLKVATPNSQYIHPTDRYSPPDLTSSYMEPDYMCDYPQALPPPSPRRYSPIPRGMMGEDDYSREPRRVCVQRGSTGLGFNIVGGEDGEGIFISFILAGGPADLSGELRKGDQILSVNGVDLRYATHEQAAAALKNAGQTVTIVAQYRPEEYSRFEAKIHDLREQMMNSSSGSLRANRSFYVRALFDYDKQWDCGVLSQALDFNFGEVLHVMDSADDEWWQARRVNQQGELEELGYIPSKHRVERKEWSRMKSKGREGFVHSYELVTQIEVDYARPVIILGPTKDRVNDDLLSEFPDKFGSCVPHTTRPRRDYEADGRDYHFVSSREQMERDIQSHRFIEAGQYNNHLYGTSVQSVRQVAEQGKHCILDVSANAVRRLQAAQLQPIAIFIRPRSLENILDLNKRLSEDQARKALDRAIKLEQDFLECFTAIVHGDSFEEVYHLVKAVIEEQSGPYIWVPARDRL from the exons atgtttgTGTCGGTGTGGTACGCTAAGAAGATGGGAAGAAGATTCATCAACAACGTGAGGAGAGCAAAGAGACACAGGCAGAGGATGATG aTGAACGGATCCGAAGGAGAGCTGGAGTACGAAGAGATCACACTGGAGagg gggaACTCTGGTCTGGGCTTTAGTATCGCAGGAGGAACTGATAATCCTCACATCGGAGACGACCCATCCATCTTCATCACCAAGATCATCCCTGGAGGGGCGGCCGCCCAGGATGGACGCCTCAG GGTGAACGACAGCATCGTATTTGTTAATGACGTGGACGTGCGTGAGGTAACTCACTCTATCGCCGTGGAGGCACTGAAGGAGGCGGGGCCTGTTGTCAGGCTGTATGTCCTGCGGCGACGCCCACCGTCCGAACGCATTACACAGATCAAACTAATGAAAGGACCTAAAG GTCTGGGCTTCAGTATAGCCGGCGGTGTGGGGAACCAACACGTTCCTGGAGACAACAGCATCTATGTCACCAAGATCATCGAGGGTGGGGCGGCACACCGTGATGGACGGCTACAGATCGGGGATAAAATACTGGCT GTGAACCATGTGTCTCTGGAGGACGTGCTGCATGAAGACGCCGTGTCGGCCCTGAAGAACACTGGGGAGGTGGTCTACCTGAAGGTGGCCACGCCCAACTCGCAGTATATCCACCCCACTGATCGATACAGCCCCCCCGACCTCACCAGCT CCTACATGGAGCCTGACTACATGTGTGATTACCCACAAGCCCTTCCACCTCCCTCACCGCGGCGATACTCCCCTATCCCCCGTGGCATGATGGGAGAGGACGATTACTCCCGGGAGCCCCGCAGGGTTTGTGTGCAGCGTGGCTCCACCGGTCTGGGCTTCAACATCGTGGGTGGAGAGGACGGAGAGGGAATCTTCATCTCCTTCATCCTGGCAGGAGGACCAGCAGACCTGAGCGGAGAGCTCAGGAAGGGAGACCAGATCCTCAGT gtgaaCGGTGTGGATCTCAGGTATGCGACACATGAacaggcagcagcagctctgaagAACGCCGGACAGACTGTTACCATAGTAGCACAGTACAGACCTGAAG AGTACAGCCGTTTCGAAGCAAAGATCCATGACCTGAGGGAGCAGATGATGAACAGCTCGTCTGGGAGTCTGAGAGCCAACCGCAGCTTCTATGTCAG GGCGCTGTTTGACTATGATAAGCAGTGGGACTGCGGCGTCCTGTCACAAGCTCTGGACTTTAACTTTGGGGAGGTTCTTCATGTGATGGACAGCGCTGATGACGAGTGGTGGCAGGCCAGACGAGTGAACCAGCAGGGGGAGCTAGAGGAGCTGGGATACATCCCATCCAAACACAG GGTGGAGAGGAAGGAGTGGTCGCGCATGAAGAGTAAAG GTAGAGAAGGGTTCGTCCACAGCTACGAGCTTGTCACCCAGATCGAAG tGGACTACGCTCGTCCCGTCATCATCCTGGGTCCAACCAAAGACCGAGTCAATGACGACCTGTTGTCCGAGTTCCCAGACAAGTTTGGCTCCTGTGTCCCTC ACACGACTCGCCCTCGGAGGGACTACGAGGCCGATGGGCGGGACTACCATTTTGTGTCGTCACGGGAACAGATGGAGCGCGACATCCAGTCACATCGCTTCATTGAGGCGGGGCAGTACAACAACCACCTGTACGGGACGTCGGTGCAGAGCGTCAGACAGGTGGCCGAGCAG gggaaacactgcatccTGGACGTGTCGGCCAACGCCGTGAGGAGGCTGCAGGCAGCTCAGCTTCAACCTATCGCCATCTTCATCCGACCACGATCCCTGGAGAACATCCT GGATCTGAACAAGCGTCTGTCGGAGGATCAGGCGAGGAAAGCTCTGGATCGAGCCATCAAACTGGAACAAGACTTCCTCGAGTGTTTCACAG CCATCGTGCACGGCGACAGCTTTGAGGAGGTGTACCACCTGGTCAAAGCCGTCATCGAGGAGCAGAGCGGCCCTTACATCTGGGTTCCTGCCCGCGACAGACTCTGA